The genomic window CATATAAAGGAGCACTGTTTCCCATTGTTGCCAGACCACGAATGCTCACTGTAGGATTAGAACCCGGCGCGCCATTTACCACTGTAACCCCTGCAGCACGTCCTTGTAAAGCAGATTCAGCATTGGTAATAGGCACTGCGGCAATATCTTTTGAACTTACCGTAGAAATCGCTCCTGTAACCTTAGCTCTCTTTTGAGTACCATAGGCTACTACAACTTCATTTAAATTTTGCGTGTTTTGAACAAGAGTCACATTGATTGAGCTTCTTTCGCCTACAGTAATAGTCTGTGAAACTAAACCAACATAAGAATACGTTATTTTATCGGTAGGATTAACTCCTTTTAAAGAGTATTTACCGTCAAAATCTGTCGATGCGCTATTTTGCGTACCTACTACATTAATACTGGCACCCGGCAACGGAAATCCCGAAGGGTCGGTAATCACGCCATGAATGGTCTTTGATTGTGCCATTATGTTATGACTGCCAACTAACAGCAGTCCGATTAGTGCAATTTTGAGTTTTAACTTCATATTAATTGTTTTTTGTTTGGTTTAAATAGTTAATGGTTTTTGTTTTTTTAATCAGTAAAGGTTCATATGTATTCTTTTATTCCGTTTATGCTTAAAATCTTTTTTATAAAAAAGACTATTTAAATATGAATCAATTTTACAAACAACATATCATCACAAATATAAAAAAACAACTCGTAAAACAATCGGTTGCTTAATAATTTATTTAAAAAAAACTCAAAAAATAACACAAATAAAAACATTAAAAATATTTTTATCTTAAAAAATTTAATAATTATTCATTTTAAAAATAATTATTAAATAAATAATTATAATTCAGTAGCTAACTGACCGACTTTCTATAAAAAATACAATATTGAAAAAAGAGCGTAAAATCTTTAAAAACCTATAAAATATCAGTAAAAATTTACTAAAATCAGTTAAAATGATCGGTTTTGCAATTTATCTTATACTGATATTGATTTAAAAAAGGCTAGAAAAAGCCAAAATAACAATCGGTTGTTAAAAAATTAGCCGCTTTTTTAAACTAACAAAACCTATTCAATAAAAAAGCCCGATGCTATTGCATCGGGCTACAAAAAACACTTAAAAATATATTTACTTTACTTCATTTCATTTAATCCATCTGCAAATCGTGCATAGGCTGGTTTACGGGTAAACTGGATATCCCATAAAGCTTGTTTTTCGCCAGGAAGCCAAGAAGAATCTTTTTTGCTGTCGCTAACTCCCCAAACCGTAATGCCATATCTTTGTTTGGCTGGAATATATTTTGAATACATATCTACAACATATTTATACATTTCAGCTTGTTTTTGAAGCATAGTTTCGGTCACATCTGCAGTTCCTACAGCAATATCCAATTCTGAAACTTTAATAAGCTTGCCTGTTGCCGCCAATAATTGAAACATTGCTGCAATATTTTCTTTATTCGAATTAATGCTAATATGCATCTGTGTTGCAATCCCATCAACTTTCTGTCCTTTACTTTCAATATACTCTACATACGTAATAAGCCCTTTGCATTTGTCCAAATTATATTCAAGATTATAGTCATTTACAAATAATTTATCAGTAGGATTACCATATTTTCTTGCCAATCTAAATGCCTCTACCGCATAATCCTTACCTAAATAATCCTGCCAGAAAAATTCGTCTGCGGCCAAAGTTTTTCCAATACCTGTTTTTAATTCGTAAGGTTTGCCGTCATCCATCGGCTCATTAACCACATCCCAAGCTTTTACGGCAGGAGCACATTTTTTCATCATTTCTGAGATCCATTTCTCCAGACTTTCATTAATGATATTTTTCTTCTCTTCTGGAGTCTTCTCAATGATTGTGCTTCCTCCTGTTGAATTGTACTTCTTTAATGTAATATTATCAAAATAGTAATTGGTAGCCGTTTTTCCAAGATTGAAAGCAATTACTCCACAAGTTGCCTGCTCTGCCGAAACGGTAATTTCTTTTGTATAGGTTGTCCAAGTTGGCGTTGAAGAAATTGTTCCGAAAAAATCCCAGTGCTTATAGGCTCCTGGCGTTACATGTGCCTGCGTAGGATAAGAAGCATTTACATCTGAACGGATATCCATTGACAACTGGTATTTTTCACCTGCCTGAACAGCTGGAGAAAATTTTATAAACAGCTGTGCCTCCCAGTCGTTCGCACGAACTGCAGCATTGGTTAATTTAAGCGCTCTGCCTACTCCGTTTGCACCTTCGCCAGCTGCAGTATATGCCATGGTTACATTTGAATTAACCTGATAATTGGATGTGTTATCTGATTCAAAATCATTGCCTGTTACAAGATCCCAACTTGGTCCTCCTGTTGATGGAATGATTACAGGAGCAATAAGGCCCTTTAAGTAAGCTGCATTTTGATTGGCATGCCAGCATAAAGTATGCCCAAATAGCGTCACTCCAGATTGCTGAGTGGCTGCCAGCAGTTTATCTATTCCAGAGAAGTCAAACGTGCCGTCATTTTTAACTACTGCCCCATGCTTCATTTCGTACCCCATGGTGATTTCGTCAAAATTTCGATCTACAAGCCTTTTGACAATTCCACCTGAAACATACTCTGATAATGAAATTCCGGCACCTAATTTAAAATCTGGATTGCCCGATCTGCCAACATAGGTTTTTAAATCTTTATAGGCATCTATTTTCTCCTGATTGGCAATGGACTCAGGTTTGGCATATTCAAAATCTAAAACACTATCATTTGCACAGGACCAGACTGCTGCAGCAGTGCAGAACAGCATCGCCATTTTATATAATTTATTCATATCGTTTAAATTTATACTTTTAATAATTTCAATTATTTGGCAACTGGCGTAAATAATTCTGCAGTTACGCCTCTATCACGAAGCACTAATGTGTCTTGGGTTGTTAGGCTAAAATCTTGAAAATTCACTTTATAATCCAAATAAAGCGCATCGCGATCCTTGCTTCCCCAGCTGTTTTTTTCCCCTCTTTTCACAAATTTACCTGTGCCAGTTGCTGTAAACTGAGCACTATTGTTTCCAGAAACAGTACACCCATTATTATCGTCAAATGTGAGCACCAGATTGAAATTAATATTGGCTCCCGTATTATCTTTAATAGTAACAGGAAAATCTATAGTCTTCATTGACAAGGTATTTATCC from Flavobacterium sp. KACC 22763 includes these protein-coding regions:
- a CDS encoding endo-1,4-beta-xylanase, with the translated sequence MNKLYKMAMLFCTAAAVWSCANDSVLDFEYAKPESIANQEKIDAYKDLKTYVGRSGNPDFKLGAGISLSEYVSGGIVKRLVDRNFDEITMGYEMKHGAVVKNDGTFDFSGIDKLLAATQQSGVTLFGHTLCWHANQNAAYLKGLIAPVIIPSTGGPSWDLVTGNDFESDNTSNYQVNSNVTMAYTAAGEGANGVGRALKLTNAAVRANDWEAQLFIKFSPAVQAGEKYQLSMDIRSDVNASYPTQAHVTPGAYKHWDFFGTISSTPTWTTYTKEITVSAEQATCGVIAFNLGKTATNYYFDNITLKKYNSTGGSTIIEKTPEEKKNIINESLEKWISEMMKKCAPAVKAWDVVNEPMDDGKPYELKTGIGKTLAADEFFWQDYLGKDYAVEAFRLARKYGNPTDKLFVNDYNLEYNLDKCKGLITYVEYIESKGQKVDGIATQMHISINSNKENIAAMFQLLAATGKLIKVSELDIAVGTADVTETMLQKQAEMYKYVVDMYSKYIPAKQRYGITVWGVSDSKKDSSWLPGEKQALWDIQFTRKPAYARFADGLNEMK